The Planctomycetia bacterium nucleotide sequence GAAGTACGGCGACAGGTAGCCGCGATCGAATTGCATCCCGTCGACCCATTCGACTTCCGTCTTAAGGCTCTTGCCTTCATCGACGGTGATCACGCCGTCTTTGCCGACCTTCTCCATCGCTTCGGCCAACAACTCACCGATTTCCGTGTCGTTGTTCGCGGCGACGGTGCCGACTTGCGCCATTTCCTTCTTGCTCTTGATCGCGATCGACATGCCGTGCAACTTTTGCGTGATGTCGGCCACGGCCTTCTCGATTCCTTGCTTCATCTGCAACGGGTTCACGCCGGCGACGACCGCCTTGAGCCCTTCGATGAAGATCGCTTCGGCCATGACGGTCGCGGTCGTCGTGCCGTCGCCGGCCATATCGCCGGTCTTCGAGGCGACTTCGCGAACCATGCGGGCGCCCATGTTTTCATAGACGTCTTCGAGTTCGATTTCCTTCGCGACGGTCACGCCGTCCTTCGTTACGGTCGGGCTGCCGAAGCTCTTCTGCAAAATAACGTTGCGGCCCTTGGGTCCGAGCGTCACCTTGACGGCCCGAGCCAGTTTGGAAACGCCGCGGCGAATCGCTTCGCGGGCTTCTTGATCGAAAATAATGGTCTTAGCCATGTCTGAGAAATCTCCGAATCGTTAAATCGATGCTGTGGGAAAACTTGTAAGGGATGGTTGTGCGAGGAAATGCAAATCGCAGGACGCAAAATGCAAAAATGGAAGCGAGCATCGAGATCGACAGGTATCCCGCGGCCCTAGCCGCACCGACCCCCGACCTCTGACCCCCGACCCCTTTCCTACTCGATGACGGCAAGAATATCGTCTTCGCGCATGAGCAGCAGTTCCTGGCCTTCGACTTTGAACTCGTCGCCGGCATAAGAGCTGAACAACACGCGATCGCCGACCTTCACTTGCAGCGGCTTGCGATTACCATCCTTGGTCAGTTTGCCGTCGCCGACCGCACGCACGGTCCCACGAGCAGGCTTATCCTTCGCCGAATCGGGGAGCACGATCCCGCCGGCGGTCTTGCTTTCCGATGCTTCA carries:
- the groES gene encoding co-chaperone GroES; translated protein: MSTATKEKKAKSGKLSLQPLGDRVVIEREASESKTAGGIVLPDSAKDKPARGTVRAVGDGKLTKDGNRKPLQVKVGDRVLFSSYAGDEFKVEGQELLLMREDDILAVIE